Below is a window of Streptomyces qaidamensis DNA.
CACGTGTCACCGTCCTGGAGAAGGAACCGGGCCCGGCCCGCCACCAGACCGGCCGCAACAGCGGCGTCATCCACAGTGGCATCTACTACCGCCCCGGCTCCCTCAAGGCGCGCTACGCGGTGCGGGGCGCGGCGGAGATGGTCAAGTTCTGCGCCGAGTACGGCATCCCGCACGCGGTCACCGGCAAGCTGATCGTCGCCACCGACCGCGCGGAGCTGCCCCGCCTGCACGCCCTCGTACAGCGCGGCCGGGAGAACGGGATCCCGGTGCGGGAGCTGGGCGCGTCCCAGATCGCGGAGTACGAGCCGGAGGTGCGGGGCCTCGCCGCGATACACGTCGGCACGACCGGCATCTGCGACTTCGTCGCGGTCGCCCGCCAGCTGGCCCACGGCTCGGGCGCGGAGATCCGCTACGGCACCCGGGTCGTGCGCGTCGACCGCCGCCCGGAGCGAGGAGTCGCCGTGCTCACGGCCGCGGGGGACGTCGTACGCGGGCGGGTCCTCGTGAACTGCGCCGGTCTGCAGTGCGACGAGATCGCCCGGCTCACCGGGGACGACCCGGACATGCGGATCGTGCCGTTCCGGGGCGAGTACTACGAACTGGCCCGGCCGGAGCTGGTGCGCGGCCTGGTCTACCCGGTGCCCGACCCGGCGTTCCCGTTCCTCGGGGTGCATCTCACGCGGGGTATCGACGGGGGCGTCCATGTCGGGCCCAACGCGGTGCCGGCGCTGGCCCGCGAGGGCTACGGGTGGGGCACGGTCCGCCCGCGTGAGCTGGGCTCGACCCTGGCTTGGCCCGGCTCCTGGCGGATAGCCCGCCGGCACTGGCGGTACGGGGCGGGCGAGCTGCGGCGCTCCCTGTCCAAGCGGGCCTTCACGGAGGCGGTGGGGAGGCTGCTGCCCGGGGTGTCCGAGCCCGACCTCGTACCGACGGCCGCGGGGGTGCGCGCGCAGGCGGTCCTGCGGGACGGAACCCTGGTCGACGACTTCCTGATCCGCGAGGGCGCCAGAACCGTCCATGTCCTCAACGCACCGTCTCCTGCGGCTACGGCGTCCTTGCCGATCGGCCGAGAGGTGGCACGGAGGGCGTTGAGCGCGCTGTGAGGTTCGCGGGTGCTCGGCGATGCCGCTGAGGCGCGGGTGGGCCCGCAACCGGGCGGAGCGGGGTGCCGCTGCGCCCACCCTCCCCCGAGCTCTCGGCTTCGCTCGCGCAGGGGGGGGACCCCCGTCGCCCTTAGCGGCACGCATGCCCGCAGCCAGGGCAGAGCGCGCCCGCACCCGCCGACAACACCAAGCACCACCGCCGTAAAATCAGAGCACTGTGTCTGACTCCGCGAACACCCCCGAAACCCCGCACCCGCACACCCCCGGTGTCTCCGTCCGGGGCACCCGGGCCAAGGGAGAGCCGCGCTTTCCCGACGGGCCCAAGGCCGACCCCGCCGGGTCGCACTTCGAGCGGCGGATCCGGAGTTTCCAGCCGCGGCGCAGCCGGGTCACCGCAGGTCAGGCGGACGCCCTGCAGCGGCTGTGGCCCAAGTGGGGCCTCGACATCGACGGCAGCCGCACCCTCGACCTGCCCGAGCTGTTCGGCAACGACAACCCCGTCGTCCTGGAGATCGGCTTCGGCATGGGCGAGGCCACCGCCCAGATGGCCGCCGCCGACCCCGCCACGAACATCCTCGCCGTCGACGTCCACACCCCCGGCCAGGGCAATCTGCTCAGCCTCGCCGACCGCAACGGCCTGTCCAACATCCGGGTCGGCAACGGCGACGCGATCATCCTCCTGCGCGAAATGCTCGCCCCGGACTCCCTCAGCGGTCTGCGCGTCTACTTCCCCGACCCCTGGCCGAAGAAGCGGCACCACAAGCGCAGGATCATCCAGCCCGATTTCCTCACCCTGGCCGCCACCCGACTCGGGCCGGGCGCGCTGGTCCACTGCGCCACCGACTGGGAGCCGTACGCCGAGCAGATGCTCGATGTCCTCACGGCACACCCCGACTTCGAGAACACACAGGCGGACGGCGGTTTCGCGCCGCGTCCCGACTTCCGTCCGCTGACCCGTTTCGAGGGCCAGGGACTGGACAAGGGACATGTCGTGAACGACCTCCTCTTCCGTCGCGTACAGCACGTGGACCAGCCCCCCGCCGGCGCCTGACCACCCCTGGCACCTCTTCCGCCTGCGGACAGCGCCCATCCGTCGTTAGGGTCAATGCCGTGGCCACCAGCCCCCCACATCCGTCGTATGCCAGCGGTCCCGCGTACCCCAGCGGTCCCGCCGAC
It encodes the following:
- the lhgO gene encoding L-2-hydroxyglutarate oxidase; the encoded protein is MRVRITYDCDVLVIGGGIVGLSTAYAITRAAPGTRVTVLEKEPGPARHQTGRNSGVIHSGIYYRPGSLKARYAVRGAAEMVKFCAEYGIPHAVTGKLIVATDRAELPRLHALVQRGRENGIPVRELGASQIAEYEPEVRGLAAIHVGTTGICDFVAVARQLAHGSGAEIRYGTRVVRVDRRPERGVAVLTAAGDVVRGRVLVNCAGLQCDEIARLTGDDPDMRIVPFRGEYYELARPELVRGLVYPVPDPAFPFLGVHLTRGIDGGVHVGPNAVPALAREGYGWGTVRPRELGSTLAWPGSWRIARRHWRYGAGELRRSLSKRAFTEAVGRLLPGVSEPDLVPTAAGVRAQAVLRDGTLVDDFLIREGARTVHVLNAPSPAATASLPIGREVARRALSAL
- the trmB gene encoding tRNA (guanosine(46)-N7)-methyltransferase TrmB, whose product is MSDSANTPETPHPHTPGVSVRGTRAKGEPRFPDGPKADPAGSHFERRIRSFQPRRSRVTAGQADALQRLWPKWGLDIDGSRTLDLPELFGNDNPVVLEIGFGMGEATAQMAAADPATNILAVDVHTPGQGNLLSLADRNGLSNIRVGNGDAIILLREMLAPDSLSGLRVYFPDPWPKKRHHKRRIIQPDFLTLAATRLGPGALVHCATDWEPYAEQMLDVLTAHPDFENTQADGGFAPRPDFRPLTRFEGQGLDKGHVVNDLLFRRVQHVDQPPAGA